Within the Apostichopus japonicus isolate 1M-3 chromosome 6, ASM3797524v1, whole genome shotgun sequence genome, the region AAATTGAGAGGGGGTAGGAGTATTCTAATGGGGGTATACGGGCTTACTTCCCACATCAACTAATTAGGACGGGCACGGAATTGATCTGGGGGGTCAAAGTGAGTTTCTGTATCCAATTTTTGCGAGCCGCAACACAACAGGATGTATACACTCTCGAAAAGATGAGAATAAATggaaatattgtaatatattggAAACGAATGTTCAGAAAGCCCCACAGACGGGCATTGTCCATCTGCCATGTTGAAATATCCTATCACAATGCAGTAGAACCAATATTTACgaaaacttaaaatatacatatataatactcATTTCCCCCCCTCTTAAATTCTCTAATTGAGCCAAATTCATCGCTTCCCATTGAGTATATTGTAAGTGCTAAGAAGAGATATTTATTACAGTAAGGTATACACTTTATGCGGCCccataaaaaaagagttttgaAACCTAACAAGccgcaaaaaatatatataggcccgcGGGTCACACTTTTGTCCACCTGTACTCTACAGTGGCATACTCCTGGCATATTAGAgcctatatcaatccgcccggatgttctcctatctcaggaaaagtgccaaaaaatgCAACAGGAGagcattttttgggggtggtTAATTGAGGCGATTTTTAGACCCCTCTAGgtctcccaggagcagcgtacgaaaattgttatACTATAACGAGTGAAAAGGTtggtttacaagtgacaaaaactttaGGCCCTGATATATAGCAACAAAAAACTTCACCGTCATGATATGGGAAGTTGTTGGTGCcctgaaaggccaacttgtcagctatccatggatgggtagcgtttagctagtgagaacttctatctaagacttagagaccacattacttttgtaatttaatgtgtaagtcaatggggctttcaATGAGCGTATGCTATACCCTATCCGATATAGGTCATCAACACATATGCACACTTAAAATTCGAAtgattatgaagaaaaaaagagagatgaGACCACTGTCGGTCAAACGTACGGCTGCTGATCGGTCTTGAATGGTCCATCCTGTCGACCGTTTGTCTTCTGTCCACTGTCTTTTGCCAATACCTATTTTATATGTTTCTCCTTCTGTAactaaagaaaaagagagaggaTACAATAGGTTATATACCTGAAACAAAGTATTCCATGAGATGCCGTCTGTTGTCCGAAAATGACCTTTCAACGCCTCCATTTTCAAAAGAGGTCTAACACTTATTTTGGGTACTCCAAATAGTATAACAAGTTCGAACGTCAAAAGAGAATTGCTTCTTGACTTGccatgtttaaaatgttctaGACAGACTTTGAcatatgttgaccccaaatgacattgacCTTCGACCTTTTTAGTTACGTTGTTTTTACTAGTCAAGAACATCACACAAACAATCCCCACACACATGCCAGCACTTTCGTATCGGCAACTTACCCGGAAACGACCAAAACAAGTATCATAAACAAAACATCAGctcactttttattttttatatatatatatattttttttatataatcaCTGCTTTCGAAACCAAATTACAACCCAGGTGACCGTGAGTGGTTATCGCCTTTTTGTTCCATATATTATTCTAGGACACGATtcattaataaatatgtaaatataaattaattgatATGATGGTGTGTATATCATGACTTTCTTCCGACTGACATTTgtttatgcaaaaaaaaacgGTTTGGAGTAATATCAACTACGTGTCTCCGTAGTTGGTAATAGTTTCAAGTGtaaatacgtgtttgctgatgaatttcggaaaacaaacttctgaAGCAGatgaaatgtttcttattctaaattcactctgaccaggtgggtttaatggagaaaagctgtcgcaaccGGAAGAAAGATACTTatttttctgttgcccttatggcgcaaacgatttaccgtaaaatcactgcgaccgcccatatcaacatgttcattacacaaatgtaacaaatataaactagtatcgtccacttttttgaaccaatttcacggaggaaacgtctgaaaaaaCCTGTTGATGCCTtgtaatggaaggaaatgacacaattacgcaagctacatcggtaagaccgaaagaaagatactattcaagataatggacctaacacaggctagccacgaaagtgaaagtaattcCTAGGCTAGGCACAACgatcgtaaacaaaacagagagatttgattggcgcatgatctgttgggcggggctggcaaattttgattgaagtttgtagaatctacggacctGTTAAAAAATCAGGCGAATTTTGTTCAGCtaaaaatgtttaacgacagatatctcaataaaaaataatgaatattaatgtgaaAATTGATTAGAActgtgtcattttcactgagcttttacgGCAGTAAGCTGGACaggtcgaagttaaaatttggcaaacacattTTGAGACTTTATAACTTTGTGCTGCATTTTAGCAAGAACTAGAGTGTCCCATGGACCCGGTCCTCGTGTGATTTGGCGCGAAGTGTTCCAACTTTTCAGGCTAGTTTCGATACTATAGGTGTAGGCTATGTAACGTTTTTCTATATGCCATCTATGGGActaccgattcacacagagattacagtaactatactgtacatcttaAAGTTTTGCGGTACCACAGTAagaactggatcgtgctgataaatatgataaatcggtagcatgtgctattaggtttacagaAATAACTGAGGATATgcgtaatcccaacaaatgcatGCATTAACCTGGATTTGTTGGGTTTACACGTATATCCTCAGTtctaatcctaatagcacatgcatgcaaccgatttatagcacgatccagttttttttactttggtacaaaactttaagatgtACAATAGGTACTGtgttctgtgtgtgtatatatatatatatatgtatatatatatatataatatatatatatatatatatatatatatatatatatatatacataaaacacATAGATCCGCCCCTGGCCCAGTGGATCCTTAAATGATCCTTAAATATTGTCATTGTTTTAGTGCTGCAAATTGTAACCAACTTACGATAAGAAAAACGTGAAATTTCAATACATGAAATAAAAGCGTATATATAGTTACAGTTAATTGATATTGAATATCGTAAAAGATACAAACTTACGTTGGGTGCAATCGGTTACGACGACCAATAACAAGATAGCGAACACGTACAACTTCATCGTGATTTGcttcaaaatgaaatgtttttctgtTGTGCAATTGACGCTTGTCTCTCTCAGATCTGAATTCGAATATTTTctctcagtatatatatatggtgatacATCTTATAATATAAGGTGCGTCGTGACTCTCGATAGATAATACCGTGCTTACGTCACTGTTAACAGGAAGACACCAACACCTGAAGGTGATATCGGCACgagaaatagtttttttttttagattataTTAAATGAATCATAACATGATATAAATGTTGTAACAAGTAACGTCAGCGGTGCAGGAAGGAGGGCCAGTGGATGATAACTCCAGTGGATGATaacgtggagtgttagctcagtggttaacgccggtggctttcaatcataaggttcccGGTTTGAATCACTCcaatattaatgtatgtcgtccagatacaaagttgttgacacttgacaattcataattatggacgttaaatatgaatctaagagactgacttcggtcagcttgcggcttcgaTAAGCcgatgaggcttcttcgcgagttcctgcttgcaggaggatctaaaatacatacatacatacatacatacaaatacatacaactCAGCTTAGCAGCACAGCGTTGATCATGACTGCAACAAAGTTTGTATCGTCTGAGATTTCAACTGCCAAAAAAGAACTCCCCATTTTTACTCATACAACTATCCTCCGCCACTCTTCGGTTGATAACAATGTGGAACTCACATTGAAGAGAGAAAATATCCACGCAGctagttacccccccccctcccctccccctcccctgccccatCTCAATATTTTGCCTCTTTAAacttgagatatggttgattgcgTGCAACATATTTTAACTGGCTAAACCTTTATCTACTCCAGGAAGTGGTATTACAGTATAGGggactgtgatgtcatctgggcaaattcACTTCAAGACCTTTATTTAGGCTTTTTGATTTCTCGAAatggaaaactatggagtcactcttataCTGACCTTCAAAATTGCAAAAAGTCGGCAATGAATATAGCGCGGATCGCAAAGTTCGTAAATTACGATTACGATTTTGTGTGTGTCCAGgacggcagcatacagaaacgttgcaCTCCtcactcaaagccgaagccaaagtgaattaatcaggtcacacatcatCCGTATAGTCTATGCTTGCTAAGTTTTGCAATACCGCTCTCAATTCCTTTCGgtggaaacatttcatactgtatagTTTTGATATAATGTGGCTCTTCTTGATTTGTGCTTGAAACCGATTACATTTGGAACGTTTGTATGGTTACTGTCAACGTGATCTGTATATAAGTAAATGCATAACGGAAACCGTCTGGGAAATTTTAAAGAATGGAAACTAGAGATAAGAAATTAATGGCTAGAACGGGATTCAGAACCAGTGGCCTCTCgacaaaaaaatcataaaaacaaaaaacaataatatataGTGTTGAAGTGAAATGAAGTGAAGGCTTGCACAATACTTTCGCTTGTTAGAGATGAAGTCTGCATGAAGAACGAGTTGCTCAGGAGGGAGCAGATCCGCCCTCTTTGATGAAGATATACCATAGTCCAGTCTCATGAAAATTTTGACAAACTGGCGACGTCCTTAGCTGCAGTGCAGGGGTGATCAGATCTTCTTCTGTTCCCCCCCtcaccgccccacccccccccccccccgcctactGCCCCGTTCAATCACTCCTCGCGTCATCAGTTTTCGCATGTATGGAGAAGCAAATGCCTCACTGAAGGGTTGAAGACCGGACGTAtgaaaagccattttaacatttattcgggaattttagatatcttaaattgtttcttatttcagatatctaaaattctatttcagatatctcgagttaaatttaagatatctcgaacttaatttaagatatctgaaatagaattttagatatctgaaataagaaacaatttaagatatctaaaattcccgaataaatgttaaaatggcttccATACGGACGGCGATCCTCACTTGGATCAGCAGGCATGTCGAAGCGGCTGACCAGGTTATGGCCGCTAATACACGGAAACAGCTATACTTGGAGCCACAGGTGAGAAGTGAGTGTCAGGTGGAGACCAAAGTTGCATAAATACTCCAAGAAATAAAGAGCACGATGAGTTCTCCAGTCAGAGGTGCCTACCCCTCCATTACAGCCAAGTACATACCCTATATGTATGTTGCACTATTAGATTGTAAAGTTTGCTTGGTattggggtgtgggtggggtgtgGTGGGTATTGGCAGTTTGACATGCATGGAACAAGACCTTCCATTCTTGCATGAACATCGTCAGACTACCTGTTATTTAGATTTTATCTTTCTGCATATGAAAAGATTTTTATCCAAAAATTGTGAAGTGCAATATAATGAATTAGCTAACACATTAATGTTATACACTCAGCTAACACTTTGAGTTATTACGAAAgggttttttcttcataaattcgACATTGAAGCAATGAATAGGTAGAGCAATACTTAattcatatataatattaattaatatatcataaaaaaatacaaacaaaatatgttcaAGGGGGGTCGCCCCCTTAGCCCCCCCCCTCTAGGCTACGCGCCTGGGGAGGGGGACACTTTGAAGTCGCCTGTGAGGAACTGTTCCTAAGAATAACAAGGATTGTAATCGAATATCAACAGAAAAGTGAGAATCCGAGTGAAGAGGGTAAAGTAAACTACTCCAATATGACCATTCACATGTGGTTTCTGTTCTAAGTACTGGACAATGTTTATATGTCTTTTCCTCTAAAAACGATACCAATAAAAAGATTTCCGTAGTGTGCAATACATCaacaagatgaaaaaaaaaccactTAACCTTTAAGAAATAATAACTTCAATGGCTATGCCATTATCTAAACAAATTGGGGACAATGAttcgtttatatataaatttaataaagtAAGTGTATATCAGGAAAAATTGATTGATATTTCCATCTTTCTCGTATTGTTTTCGAAGGGAGAGGGGGTTCAAGAAACTTGGACTGGGGTGTCTACCCTTATCCCTCCTACGCTGGTGGCCACCGTGACAGTGGGTTTTGAACACAAGATCCCTGGTATAAAGGTCTAAATACAGGTGCACTATACTTCCGCAATAATATTACATAGAGACACGAACAGGAATTTGTATTAATTGTTTGCAtgattataatttttattatccAGAAGATAAAATTAATCATGTTATATTACTTGATTGAATTCTGAACAATTGAAGAAAGGAGtgttaaaaaaggaaaacaaaaaacctCGTATAAAAAGTAGCCTACATACAGAGTTGATATCTATTTTCTATACCTCGGAAACGTACTATGTATAGAAATGGTGTAGATTTCTTTTGAAGAACGCCCTCATCCCTGTCGAAGTTTGGTATTCGatacaaaatatgttatatatttacgatttatatatatatatatatatatatatatatatatatatatatatatgttcgaGTAAACGGGAATGAAAAGTTTGTACTAACGGCCTGATCAAAGACGGGGATTACAAATTTAATACTTATAACGAAAGATGTCTGACTATCTACTTACAAACAGGACTTttaagaaagaaacatttcattttctgtaccaatttttttttttatatagaaaacTTCGTATTTGaccacaaacaaaacaacaactaCTTAATCTTAAATCTTCAGTAGGACCCATAATTTTCCAACATAAAACTGTCTTCATTCAGTTTAAGGTTCAACTCGTTAATTAACGTGTGCATCAGGTCCTTTAAAGATGGTTTGTCGTCTTCTGTTGGTTGAGCCTACATTGAAAtcaaaaagaagagaaagaaaaagagaaggtaaggcaaaatatgaaaggaaaaatatatataataatataaaattccCCGCTCCCGTTGTTTGACATGTATGTTACTTATACGGTGGCCTTTCAATTAACACTGATGTTGTGCAACTACAAGATTATATCATAACAACCCCATGATGAGAAAGCAAATGGCTGTGGCGTCCCGGgtacaatttttgttgttgacgaTTTCATTTTTTGTATATAGAATACATAATTTATTCATTCCATATTTCCCCGGGATATGTGGCTGTAgcccccctaccccctccccccgtctCATCAAGCCTGGAGACATATCATTTAAGTGTCCATAAAGAAATATCTTCCATTTTAAAATTGCAGTTATATCAGCAAACAGTCCACAAGCTTCTTCAAATGAAAGTTTAGAATATGCTCTGTTTTGATCCAGGTGTCGCTTGACACAAAGTACACCCCTAAGTTTACACCACTTAAGTTACACCCATAAGTTTACACCCCTTAGTACACCCCTCAGtttagaaaaacaataaaagaactAATAAGTCGTCTATCTATAAAGAGGTTCCTATAGAAAGATTGAGGTGGATTCGGAAGGATCTGTAAGTGAAACACTaattgagaaggaaaaaaaacgtTAATGTTTTAAGAATCCCAACAAACTTTCACGTCGAGGCttaattttaaagcaaacattttaaggCGCGAAAGTTTGGGTAGTGTATTTTGACAGTAAGTAGAGCTTAAATAAttcagaattttgttttttcgcaaatgtaagaaattgggccaattttccaccaaaagttaGCCCAGGGAAAGTGTCAACGTTGGGTGCTAGTAATCAATTCTttacttttacatatatatgagaCAATCTTTCGATAACACCGAGTACTAAATCTT harbors:
- the LOC139968821 gene encoding uncharacterized protein isoform X2 — encoded protein: MKLYVFAILLLVVVTDCTQLTEGETYKIGIGKRQWTEDKRSTGWTIQDRSAAAQPTEDDKPSLKDLMHTLINELNLKLNEDSFMLENYGSY